Genomic DNA from Thermobifida alba:
TGGCGAACTCCTCCTTGGCGTCGGCGACGACGGCCTCGACCGCGCCGCAGGCCAGGGCGCGCTGGCGGATGACCTCCAGGTCCTCGCCGCCCTGTCCGCAGTCGATGGCGACCGCGATGACCTCGGCGCCGGTCTCTTCGGCGATCCAGCCGATGGCCACGGAGGTGTCGAGCCCTCCGGAGTATGCGAGTACGACCCGCTCGGTCATGAGTGTTTCTCCTCGTGCAGCAGGACGGGTGCGTGCGCACCCGGTTCGGTGTGGTCGGTGGGCCTCGGCTAGGGCCGCCGGTTGGCGAGCCGCAGCAGTGCCGCGGCGAGCTCCTCGCCGCCCTGGGGGTCCCGGGCGATCACCAGGATCGTGTCGTCGCCCGCGATGGTGCCCAGGATGGCGGGGATGTCGGTGTGGTCGATCGCCGAGGCCAGGTACTGGGCTGCTCCCGGCGGTGTGCGGACGACGACCATGTTGGCCGAGGCCTCGGCCGAGACCAGCAGGTCCTCGGCCAGTCGGCTCATGCGTGAGTTGGACACCTGCTCCAGGCCCAGGTGGTCGGGGCGGGCCCGTTGCAGGCGCTCCCCGCCCTCCCCGGGCAGGACGTAGATGAGGCTTCCGTCGACGGTGCGGAGTTTGACCGCGCCCAGTTCGTCCAGGTCCCGCGAGAGCGTGGCCTGTGTGACCTGCACGCCCTCCTCGGCCAGCAGGCGCGCCAGTTCGCTCTGTGAGCGGACGTCGTACCTGGTCAGCAGTTCGGAGATCTTGGCGTGCCGGGCTGTCTTGGTGGGCGGTACGGGCTTCGCGCCGTCGACGGTCATCGTCGTCCGTCCTCCTCGGCGTCGCGGGCGGCGGCGGCCAGGATGCCCGGCAGCGCCCCGGTGAATTCGAGGACCTCGGCGCGGGTGATGGTCAGCGGCGGTGCCAGGCGGACCACGTCGGGGGTGACCGCGTTGACCAGGAACCCGGCTTCGGCGGCGCGGGTCTGGACGTGGCCGGCCGCCGGGGCGGTCAGCTGGATGCCGCGCCACAGGCCGACGCCGCGCACCCCCGCGAGCAGGGGGTGGTCGACGGCGCCGATCTCCG
This window encodes:
- a CDS encoding arginine repressor — its product is MTVDGAKPVPPTKTARHAKISELLTRYDVRSQSELARLLAEEGVQVTQATLSRDLDELGAVKLRTVDGSLIYVLPGEGGERLQRARPDHLGLEQVSNSRMSRLAEDLLVSAEASANMVVVRTPPGAAQYLASAIDHTDIPAILGTIAGDDTILVIARDPQGGEELAAALLRLANRRP